Proteins co-encoded in one Scomber scombrus chromosome 14, fScoSco1.1, whole genome shotgun sequence genomic window:
- the pcp4a gene encoding calmodulin regulator protein PCP4a, giving the protein MTLMRQRQASGAMTGNSKPSAGQDEKKNDVPEDFDIDMENPETEKAAVAIQSQFRKFQKKKQDVKS; this is encoded by the exons AGACAAGCATCTGGAGCAATGACTGGAAACAGCAAACCATCTGCCGGGCAAG atgaaaagaaaaacgaCGTCCCCGAGGACTTCGACATCGACATGGAAAACCCTGAGACGGAGAAGGCCGCCGTCGCCATCCAGTCTCAGTTCAGGAAATTCCAGAAAAAGAAGCAGGATGTGAAGTCGTAG